A part of Lacibacter sp. H407 genomic DNA contains:
- a CDS encoding NAD-dependent epimerase/dehydratase family protein: MRILIAGGAGYVGSALIPKLLERGYVVDVIDLLWFGNNLPPDVRVLQKDIFELNENELKEYDQVMFLAGLSNDPMAEFSPAKNFIYNASSPSYLAYIAKRAGVKKFIYASSCSVYGYTVNELYDETAPAVSNYPYGISKLQGEEGVLGMADKDFSVICFRKGTVSGYSPRMRLDLIVNTMFKTALQTGEIIVNNPSIWRPILSIEDAVSGYIRAIESSDGITGVFNLSSGNYTVGEVADLVKEAIEKKLGKQVKLNIKNIKDFRNYKVSNEKAVTTLSFKPKHDVTAILDNLIVNMDKFTDFDNPNYYNIHIFKQLN; encoded by the coding sequence ATGAGAATACTAATTGCAGGTGGTGCGGGTTATGTAGGATCAGCTCTTATTCCCAAATTACTGGAGAGGGGGTATGTTGTAGATGTTATTGACTTGCTTTGGTTCGGTAACAATTTACCTCCTGATGTGAGAGTTTTGCAAAAGGATATTTTTGAGTTGAACGAGAACGAATTGAAAGAGTACGACCAAGTAATGTTTCTTGCTGGTCTTTCAAACGACCCGATGGCTGAATTTTCACCAGCCAAAAACTTTATTTACAATGCTTCTTCCCCTTCTTATCTAGCTTATATCGCCAAACGTGCCGGAGTAAAGAAATTTATTTATGCCAGCTCATGTTCTGTATATGGTTATACTGTGAATGAGCTGTATGATGAAACTGCACCTGCAGTTTCAAATTATCCATACGGAATTTCAAAATTGCAGGGCGAAGAGGGCGTGCTCGGTATGGCTGATAAAGATTTTTCAGTAATCTGTTTTCGTAAAGGCACCGTAAGCGGCTATAGCCCTAGAATGCGGCTCGACCTTATTGTAAATACAATGTTTAAGACAGCTTTGCAAACCGGCGAAATTATTGTAAACAACCCATCCATCTGGCGCCCTATTCTTAGTATTGAAGATGCGGTAAGTGGTTACATCCGTGCTATTGAAAGCTCTGATGGTATTACAGGCGTATTTAATTTATCCAGCGGAAACTATACAGTTGGCGAAGTGGCAGACCTTGTAAAAGAGGCAATAGAAAAAAAATTGGGTAAACAAGTCAAATTAAACATTAAGAACATTAAAGATTTCAGAAACTATAAAGTTTCCAATGAAAAAGCGGTAACAACATTAAGTTTTAAACCTAAACATGATGTAACTGCAATTTTAGACAACTTGATTGTGAACATGGATAAGTTTACAGACTTTGACAATCCCAACTACTACAATATTCACATATTCAAACAGTTAAACTAA